The Argiope bruennichi chromosome 9, qqArgBrue1.1, whole genome shotgun sequence genome contains a region encoding:
- the LOC129984628 gene encoding uncharacterized protein LOC129984628 encodes MSRNVEIKAKIDDLKGFLKRAALTSGKLEAILHQVDTYFKVPNGRLKLRQIQNEKSELIFYDRPDTEGPKLSNYYKQVFQNFEEAEGLKKVLESSLGLVGIVSKRRHLFMYGQTRIHVDDVKNLGHFMELEVVLEEGESLEYGEKIAQDLMTKLGVQKEDLLSGSYINLLTSKGV; translated from the exons atgaGTAGAAATGTGGAAATTAAGGCTAAAATAGACGATCTGAAAGGATTTCTTAAAAGAGCCGCTCTTACTTCAGGTAAACTAGAAGCTATTTTGCATCAAGTAGATACTTATTTCAAAGTACCAAACGGACGTCTTAAATTACGTCAAATTCAG AATGAGAAGTctgaattgattttttatgaCAGACCAGATACAGAAGGACCAAAACTTTCAAATTACTACAAAcaagtgtttcaaaattttgaagaagctGAAGGTCTTAAA AAAGTTTTGGAATCATCTCTTGGATTGGTTGGAATCGTAAGTAAACGAAGGCATTTATTCATGTATGGTCAGACTAGGATTCATGTTGATGATGTGAAAAATTTGGGCCATTTTATGGAATtagag GTTGTGCTAGAAGAAGGAGAATCATTAGAATATGGTGAAAAAATTGCCCAAGATTTAATGACAAAATTAGGAGTACAAAAAGAAGATTTGTTATCAGGatcatacataaatttattaacaagtaaAGGGgtctaa
- the LOC129984542 gene encoding B9 domain-containing protein 2-like isoform X1, with the protein MTTRWCQIALNFQKMCELHVIGQIVGASEFKENNLFCKWGLHTGGNWKIISGLKEGQTQVDSPLDGEIYYWCHPIDIHYATKGIQGWPKFYVQIWHQDDYGRDQFCSYGFCHVPTSSGYHKCQCVTWKPRSSVCDRFYEYFLGGGLQLKSPENIYHGLDRFRLQTIAMGTVHLELNVISRNFNKYGIITN; encoded by the exons ATGACAACTCGGTGGTGTCAAATTGCGTTGAATTTCCAAAAG atGTGTGAACTTCATGTTATTGGTCAAATTGTTGGTGCTTCAGAatttaaagagaataatttattttgcaaatgggGGTTGCATACag gagGAAACTGGAAAATAATTTCAGGTCTTAAAGAAGGCCAAACCCAGGTTGACAGCCCTCTTGATGGAGAAATTTATTATTGGTGTCATCCTATTGATATACATTATGCAACAAAAGGAATTCAAG GATGGCCAAAATTTTATGTCCAAATATGGCACCAAGATGACTATGGAAGAGATCAGTTTTGCAGTTATGGATTTTGCCATGTTCCAACCTCTAGTGGTTATCACAAGTGCCAGTGTGTGACATGGAAACCAAGATCATCTGTGTGTGACAGATTTTATGAGTACTTTCTTGGTGGAGGTTTACAGCTGAAAAGTCCAGAAAACATTTATCATGGTCTTGATAGATTTAGACTTCAAACAATTGCAATGGGAACAGTACACTTGGAACTTAATGTTATATCACGGAATTTCAACAAATACGGCATAATTACAAACTGA
- the LOC129984542 gene encoding B9 domain-containing protein 2-like isoform X2, producing the protein MCELHVIGQIVGASEFKENNLFCKWGLHTGGNWKIISGLKEGQTQVDSPLDGEIYYWCHPIDIHYATKGIQGWPKFYVQIWHQDDYGRDQFCSYGFCHVPTSSGYHKCQCVTWKPRSSVCDRFYEYFLGGGLQLKSPENIYHGLDRFRLQTIAMGTVHLELNVISRNFNKYGIITN; encoded by the exons atGTGTGAACTTCATGTTATTGGTCAAATTGTTGGTGCTTCAGAatttaaagagaataatttattttgcaaatgggGGTTGCATACag gagGAAACTGGAAAATAATTTCAGGTCTTAAAGAAGGCCAAACCCAGGTTGACAGCCCTCTTGATGGAGAAATTTATTATTGGTGTCATCCTATTGATATACATTATGCAACAAAAGGAATTCAAG GATGGCCAAAATTTTATGTCCAAATATGGCACCAAGATGACTATGGAAGAGATCAGTTTTGCAGTTATGGATTTTGCCATGTTCCAACCTCTAGTGGTTATCACAAGTGCCAGTGTGTGACATGGAAACCAAGATCATCTGTGTGTGACAGATTTTATGAGTACTTTCTTGGTGGAGGTTTACAGCTGAAAAGTCCAGAAAACATTTATCATGGTCTTGATAGATTTAGACTTCAAACAATTGCAATGGGAACAGTACACTTGGAACTTAATGTTATATCACGGAATTTCAACAAATACGGCATAATTACAAACTGA
- the LOC129984247 gene encoding abscission/NoCut checkpoint regulator-like isoform X1 has translation MILKANRNTSQNVNKKENHIPFKKYIELDMSCYSCSSEFGFLKKEVGCEVCGFSFCSKCCKRQQVPSEDGESKKIMCNKCFKELTCDESKPTSKPSPPLAHKRRMQALKKQSFSVDSSAHIRLKSQMSNETDKDLAERLQKLKRDRVKAASPSESEIEERLAKLKGMDPGKYKAPPIQVFRPTEKITAEEQASNLITQVSEEVALDSRLVKPEDEIAARLARLRDEPIPPPKRKTEEFNIPPSLAPGETEEMPISDEYSMLHEESRNLSDQACKEVKKLNTDMEYKNLLSTMQKKKETESEDDEEEADKLVEKLLATQLDDVDMEEMDSLNDLDADKSSSKAGNKESVDEEELPWCVICTEDAKIRCFGCEGDLYCSRCFKECHDSLDIKDHKTCPYLPPKVPMM, from the exons AAGGCAAATAGGAATACTTCACAAAATGTAAACAAGAAAGAGAATCATATCCCCTTCAAAAA atatattgagCTTGACATGTCTTGCTATAGCTGCAGCTCTGAATTTGGCTTCCTTAAAAAAGAG gTTGGTTGTGAAGTTTGTGGATTTTCATTCTGCTCAAAATGTTGCAAGAGGCAACAAGTTCCATCTGAAGatggagaaagtaaaaaaataatgtgcaaCAAATGCTTTAAAGAATTAACTTG tgatgaatcaaaacCTACATCCAAACCTTCACCTCCTTTAGCCCATAAGAG acgTATGCAGGCTCTGAAGAAGCAGTCTTTCAGTGTGGATTCTTCAGCTCATATTAGATTGAAGTCACAGATGTCAAATGAAACTGATAAAGATCTTGCTGAAAGActgcaaaaattaaaaagggaTCGTGTGAAAG CTGCTTCACCAAGTGAAAGCGAAATTGAAGAGAGATTGGCAAAATTAAAAGGAATGGATCCTGGTAAATATAAAGCTCCTCCAATACAG GTATTTAGACCAACTGAGAAAATAACTGCAGAAGAACAAGCTTCTAATCTTATTACACAAGTATCAGAAGAGGTTGCATTGGATTCTCGGCTTGTAAAACCTGAAGATGAAATAGCTGCTCGTTTAGCTAGATTAAGGGATGAACCTATACCTCCCCCCAAA AGAAAGACAGAAGAATTCAATATTCCACCATCCCTTGCTCCAGGAGAGACTGAAGAAATGCCTATAAGTGATGAATATTCTATGTTGCATGAAGAATCGAGAAACTTGTCCGATCAGGCATGTAAAGAAGTGAAAAAGCTGAACACTGATATGGAGTATAAAAACTTACTATCCACCATGCAAAAGAAAAAAG AAACAGAAAGTGAGGATGATGAAGAAGAGGCAGATAAGCTagttgaaaaa CTCTTAGCCACACAACTTGATGATGTGGATATGGAAGAAATGGATAGTTTAAATGATTTAGATGCTGATAAATCATCCAGTAAAGCAGGAAATaag GAAAGTGTGGATGAAGAAGAATTACCATGGTGTGTAATATGTACTGAAGATGCCAAAATAAGGTGCTTTGGTTGTGAGGGAGACTTATATTGCTCACGTTGtttcaa GGAGTGCCATGATAGTTTGGATATAAAGGATCATAAAACTTGCCCCTATCTTCCACCCAAAGTTCCAATGATGTAA
- the LOC129984247 gene encoding abscission/NoCut checkpoint regulator-like isoform X3, translating into MILKANRNTSQNVNKKENHIPFKKYIELDMSCYSCSSEFGFLKKEVGCEVCGFSFCSKCCKRQQVPSEDGESKKIMCNKCFKELTCDESKPTSKPSPPLAHKRRMQALKKQSFSVDSSAHIRLKSQMSNETDKDLAERLQKLKRDRVKAASPSESEIEERLAKLKGMDPGKYKAPPIQRKTEEFNIPPSLAPGETEEMPISDEYSMLHEESRNLSDQACKEVKKLNTDMEYKNLLSTMQKKKETESEDDEEEADKLVEKLLATQLDDVDMEEMDSLNDLDADKSSSKAGNKESVDEEELPWCVICTEDAKIRCFGCEGDLYCSRCFKECHDSLDIKDHKTCPYLPPKVPMM; encoded by the exons AAGGCAAATAGGAATACTTCACAAAATGTAAACAAGAAAGAGAATCATATCCCCTTCAAAAA atatattgagCTTGACATGTCTTGCTATAGCTGCAGCTCTGAATTTGGCTTCCTTAAAAAAGAG gTTGGTTGTGAAGTTTGTGGATTTTCATTCTGCTCAAAATGTTGCAAGAGGCAACAAGTTCCATCTGAAGatggagaaagtaaaaaaataatgtgcaaCAAATGCTTTAAAGAATTAACTTG tgatgaatcaaaacCTACATCCAAACCTTCACCTCCTTTAGCCCATAAGAG acgTATGCAGGCTCTGAAGAAGCAGTCTTTCAGTGTGGATTCTTCAGCTCATATTAGATTGAAGTCACAGATGTCAAATGAAACTGATAAAGATCTTGCTGAAAGActgcaaaaattaaaaagggaTCGTGTGAAAG CTGCTTCACCAAGTGAAAGCGAAATTGAAGAGAGATTGGCAAAATTAAAAGGAATGGATCCTGGTAAATATAAAGCTCCTCCAATACAG AGAAAGACAGAAGAATTCAATATTCCACCATCCCTTGCTCCAGGAGAGACTGAAGAAATGCCTATAAGTGATGAATATTCTATGTTGCATGAAGAATCGAGAAACTTGTCCGATCAGGCATGTAAAGAAGTGAAAAAGCTGAACACTGATATGGAGTATAAAAACTTACTATCCACCATGCAAAAGAAAAAAG AAACAGAAAGTGAGGATGATGAAGAAGAGGCAGATAAGCTagttgaaaaa CTCTTAGCCACACAACTTGATGATGTGGATATGGAAGAAATGGATAGTTTAAATGATTTAGATGCTGATAAATCATCCAGTAAAGCAGGAAATaag GAAAGTGTGGATGAAGAAGAATTACCATGGTGTGTAATATGTACTGAAGATGCCAAAATAAGGTGCTTTGGTTGTGAGGGAGACTTATATTGCTCACGTTGtttcaa GGAGTGCCATGATAGTTTGGATATAAAGGATCATAAAACTTGCCCCTATCTTCCACCCAAAGTTCCAATGATGTAA
- the LOC129984247 gene encoding abscission/NoCut checkpoint regulator-like isoform X2 — MSCYSCSSEFGFLKKEVGCEVCGFSFCSKCCKRQQVPSEDGESKKIMCNKCFKELTCDESKPTSKPSPPLAHKRRMQALKKQSFSVDSSAHIRLKSQMSNETDKDLAERLQKLKRDRVKAASPSESEIEERLAKLKGMDPGKYKAPPIQVFRPTEKITAEEQASNLITQVSEEVALDSRLVKPEDEIAARLARLRDEPIPPPKRKTEEFNIPPSLAPGETEEMPISDEYSMLHEESRNLSDQACKEVKKLNTDMEYKNLLSTMQKKKETESEDDEEEADKLVEKLLATQLDDVDMEEMDSLNDLDADKSSSKAGNKESVDEEELPWCVICTEDAKIRCFGCEGDLYCSRCFKECHDSLDIKDHKTCPYLPPKVPMM, encoded by the exons ATGTCTTGCTATAGCTGCAGCTCTGAATTTGGCTTCCTTAAAAAAGAG gTTGGTTGTGAAGTTTGTGGATTTTCATTCTGCTCAAAATGTTGCAAGAGGCAACAAGTTCCATCTGAAGatggagaaagtaaaaaaataatgtgcaaCAAATGCTTTAAAGAATTAACTTG tgatgaatcaaaacCTACATCCAAACCTTCACCTCCTTTAGCCCATAAGAG acgTATGCAGGCTCTGAAGAAGCAGTCTTTCAGTGTGGATTCTTCAGCTCATATTAGATTGAAGTCACAGATGTCAAATGAAACTGATAAAGATCTTGCTGAAAGActgcaaaaattaaaaagggaTCGTGTGAAAG CTGCTTCACCAAGTGAAAGCGAAATTGAAGAGAGATTGGCAAAATTAAAAGGAATGGATCCTGGTAAATATAAAGCTCCTCCAATACAG GTATTTAGACCAACTGAGAAAATAACTGCAGAAGAACAAGCTTCTAATCTTATTACACAAGTATCAGAAGAGGTTGCATTGGATTCTCGGCTTGTAAAACCTGAAGATGAAATAGCTGCTCGTTTAGCTAGATTAAGGGATGAACCTATACCTCCCCCCAAA AGAAAGACAGAAGAATTCAATATTCCACCATCCCTTGCTCCAGGAGAGACTGAAGAAATGCCTATAAGTGATGAATATTCTATGTTGCATGAAGAATCGAGAAACTTGTCCGATCAGGCATGTAAAGAAGTGAAAAAGCTGAACACTGATATGGAGTATAAAAACTTACTATCCACCATGCAAAAGAAAAAAG AAACAGAAAGTGAGGATGATGAAGAAGAGGCAGATAAGCTagttgaaaaa CTCTTAGCCACACAACTTGATGATGTGGATATGGAAGAAATGGATAGTTTAAATGATTTAGATGCTGATAAATCATCCAGTAAAGCAGGAAATaag GAAAGTGTGGATGAAGAAGAATTACCATGGTGTGTAATATGTACTGAAGATGCCAAAATAAGGTGCTTTGGTTGTGAGGGAGACTTATATTGCTCACGTTGtttcaa GGAGTGCCATGATAGTTTGGATATAAAGGATCATAAAACTTGCCCCTATCTTCCACCCAAAGTTCCAATGATGTAA